TCTCAAAAAGAATGAGACTGGTGCGATGGTTAAACTAAAGGATTTTGCTTTATTATTAACTCCTGATTATATTCTTAATGAAAATCATTATTTAAAAGGAGGTCTTAACCCAAAAGGTAAGGGCTGAGGTTATTATAGTTTTTGATAATATCGAACAATTATACCAACATGTATTAGAAAAAGATTATCCAGTAGAATCTAACCTTAAAACTCAATCTTGGGGAATGAAGGATTTCCGTATTAGACCCTGATGGTTATTATTTAAGGTTAACCTCATATTGAATTTTGAATTTTTTCTATTTGAAGTGATTATAAACTAACACTTAGATTTAAATAACTATATTGTTACTTTACATTTCTCGTTTTGGGGACAATGCAAAATACTAGCTTGATGGGTATGGGGTCCCACCCACATTTTAACGAAATACGCTAAGCAAATTTCGACCGTGAAGAGCAACTAAGGCAGCTACACCAAAAAGGAAACAGACAACTATAGCTAAGGTTGAGAAGCTATAAAACGTCTAACCAAGAGCTCTAAAGCAATTAACTTCAATAGTGTGGCAGAAGCCGGAGTTAATAACCATACAGAGCTCAAAGAACGCATCAATTTCTTGCAAATCAACAAGAAAAAGCATTTGTGGACTCTAGGATTAAACGGGACGAGAACAATCAAAATGCCGTCATCGCTTCTCTTAAAAGAAGAATTGAAAAGTTAGAGAAAAAGAATAAAGATCTTGAAGAAGAAAATAAGCAATTACGTGAAAAAGAAAATGAAAAGCTTACTGATTACTTCATGAAGTTATAAAATTAGGACCGTACATATTAGACATATCTAAAATGTACGGTCCTTTTGTTTACTAGTGGTTCACTTATCTAACCTAAAGATAAGTATGTGGTCCTTTTACAATTTGAATTTCTTTTTAAGCTTCTTATATTTTCTATATGAACGTCTAACAATGTTTAACATGAAATACGGTATTTTAACAGGGAAAGGCAATTTATAAATGAAAGGCAAGTAAAATGTAAAATATGCCTTTTCTAGGTCTCTCCACTTACTATCTTCTATTGTTTTTAAGAAATCAGATACATCGACTACATATCCCCTTCCGTTTTCCATCATCACATTTTTCCCGTGAACATCACAAGGAGTTAATCCTTGTTCCCTTGCATACTCTAAAGCTTCATTGATATCAAGGATTACCTGCTTAGGAATTTTAATCCCCTTATGAATAGCATCGTATAAGGTAATTTCTTTTAAACGTTTCAATACTATGAAATTTCCTCCTTTATATATAAGCTTCGAATAAGAAGGATGATTTCCGATTCTTCGGTATACTTCTGACTCTTTCAATTCCTTCTCCTTCTCGCGCGTAAACTTTCACTACCCAATCTTTGTATTCTTTGTGCATAAATACTGCGGCATAATTACCTGTCCCTAAACACCTCCAAAGTCTAGGAATATCTTTAACTACTACAGGCTCAATTCCTCCTCACTTCTTATGCTTACCTCTTTTAATAATTCGTCCTTTATCAATCTCACAAAACTATTTATACTCATCATTTCCACTCCGGTTTTGCTAAAAGGGGTCCCACCCACATTTTAACGAATGTTGGTGCTACCTCAATTACTATCTTAACAAATTAAAATTTTGTCTCTCTATTCTTTCATTCTTTCCTCATACTGTTTGGCAAGTTTATAAAATGAAGATCGTTTGATGTCATACTTTTTCATAGCTCCTACTGCTGTAATTGAACCGGATTTCCATTCCTTATAAGCTTCAATAAATTTTTCTGTTATTTCGGCAGGAGGACGTCCTAAATGTTTACCTTGTTTTCTGGCAAGAGCAATTCCTTCAGCTTGACGTTGTTTAATATCAATGCGCTCTTTTCTGCAAAGGCAGATAATATTGTCAGTGTTGCTTTTGAATTGCGCTCTGAATAACATCATTTGTACTTTCTCCAGTGTAATTGACGTTAATGTATGGTTCCTTTATAAATTGTAAATTTACTTTATGTTTTTCGTAATATCTAAATTCTTCTAATGTATCATTCATATTTCTTCCAAGTCTTGTCAAGGAGTCGAACACAATGGTATTTCCTGTACGAACAAGACGTTTTAGCATTTGATAATTCTCTCGCTCCATATTTTTTCCAGATTCTTTATCTATGAAAATATCTCGTTCTTCTATCCCTAAATCCTTCATATTCTGAATTTGCCGTTCTTCGTTTTGATCTTTACTCGAAACTCGCACATATCCAAATTTTTTATGTTTCATAAGCTACACCTCACTGTTAATTATACCAATAATGTCTGTAAAGGTATATGCAATAAAAGATGTCTGTAAAATTAGAACTGGACATTTATAGACGTGGATTTTATAGGTTTCTATATATCCGTAAAGGTATACTTTTACAGACGAGTTGAAGGGCTCACTTAAGACTACATACAACAAATCTAAAACGTACATTTTTAGGACATAGTTTCTAGAGTGAGTTTTTGGGGAAGTTTGTTTAATGGCAATAAAGTTGTTTAATCTCAATACATAAAACACCGTTCGAAAATAGAACGGTGTTTTAAAATAATTGTTTAATTTTCTTCATTCAATATTATTTTCTCAAAACAAACAACAATAAAGTCATTTAAGAACTAAGTGTTCTGTTCTTCCGCAATTGTACCCTTTTCTTGAATAAGTACATACTTGTATTAGCTTAGTACTTAACTTAGGACATATCGAACTAAAATCCCCTTTAGTAACAAGATACAGCACTTCACTTTAAACACTATCTATAATAGTATATTTATTATCTCCATATTCTCCAAAAATCAGGTCCATAGTTCTTGTTACAAAATTCAACTGGAATTCGTGTCTTTGAAAAATTATCACCAACGTTTATCTTATAAAATTTATTCTGTATGGGAGAACCAAAGGAAAACTCAAGTTGGCAATCAGTAAGATTAAACAAAACTGAATAAACTGTTCCAAAGTTCTCTTTATAATTATGAATGGACAGCCCTTTCGGAAACTCCGTTGAAAGAAGTTCTTTAATTTCGCAAACAGTTCTTTTACCATTGTCACTAAATTTATTCTCTAAAATATTATATCGTAGTTGAGATTGCTCTAGCTTGCCTGGTTCAAGATTCTCAATTTCAGGAAATAGCCCATGATTTGTTGCAATTAAATAATCTAGTTCTGCTTTTTTAACTACTTTAACTCCGTCATATGTTCCAACTAAAGCCGCCTGACCATTTGCATCTGCTAAAAGTAAATTCATATTCGTTCCCACAGGCATGTTTTTCACAGCATAGACGGCTTCTTCAATATTTTTACACGTCTCTAGTATAGCTCTAACAACCACCATAAACTGCAACCCAGTGACTACGGGTTCTCTCATACCTAGATATTTACCTATTGGCATGCCACACGAAGCAAACGCTACACATAGACCTTTCTCGTTTAATCCTTCACTTCGACCAAATGTAGAAACAGAGAAACCGGTATGCATGTATCTTCCATCTACTTTAGTTGTACAAAGGCGCATATCCGAAATGTCCGGAGAGAGGTCGTAGTTTCGTAATACGTATGTTTTACCATTGGCCATTTTTTTTGGCAAAATTGCACCTAGACTACACCCTCCAGGTATTAACCAGGCATCGTTATAAAACTTTAATTGGTTTGGTTTATAACCAAATCCTTCCGCAAAACCTCTAATTCCTCATTTAACTCCGGGCAATACTCCTCGATTTGGGCTCTCATTTCTAGATATGCTTTGTCAGAATCAGATTGTTCCCTAAAAAAAATTTCCTTAGCGTGTGCACTTTCATAGTATTCTAATGCTTGTTGTTTTCCAATTTCATATGAACTTCCTGTAAGATAAATAAATTTCCCTGTATGCGTATTCATTCCAAGCTCCCCATTCTGCGTTTTAATAACAAGACATATATACCTTGCTATAAACAGAATAAACTCTCCAGTAACTGGAGAGTTTACCTCAATTCGTTATTCAATTATTCTGCGTTGTTACCTTTATAAACACTTTTGTCAAAAAATCATTTGGATGTATCTCATTGTTCGGTTTAATATTTATTGGATTCACTACTTTGGATGGGACGAGTCCCCTTATGTACTGTTCCATATACATTCCTTCAACATGAAGTGATTGTTCTGCCACCCATGCCTTTAAACGATTGTAACCATAGTGAAGTTCTGAATAAGGCCCTTTTACCTCGACACATGCATACATTCCGCCAGGCATTGTCGTAAGGTGCTCCTCATTTTATCGACTTTACGGGTAAAAGTAATTCAACATCTGCTTTCTTTTGTCTCCAGTCTTTTGATGAAAAATAGCTAGTAGCTCTCCATCCATTTTAAACTGATATGCATAAATCCTTTCAAACAGCATTTTAACGAGTGTGTCCATTTCAACCATATTTATTGTTTTGCGAATAGACACAACCTGTATATCTTTTCGCTCCTCTATGTAACAACTTGACAGAATTGGCTCAGGAATGAATGCTTTATCATTCTTTATGAACTTTATTTGCTGGATGTTGTTAATTTGCTTGATAATTTGTTCTTGCTCATACTTTAACTCTTCTGTTTTTTTCTTTAATCTTACATTGAGATTTTTCATATCTTTACCCTTTAAAACTTGTTCAATTTCGTTTAACGAAAACTGGCAGTCTTTAAGCACAAGGATAGTCTTTAGCTCTTTCATCTTCTCGTAGTCATAGTAACGATAGCTCGTCTCTGGATCTACATAAGAAGGTTCGAGTAAACCAATGTCACTATAGTAACGAATTGTTTTCACAGGTACATCGCACAGATTTGAAAATCTTCCGATGGTATACATAGCAAAGCCCCTTTTCCAAACGACATCTATATCTAAAAAACTCGCTCCAATTAATCCCATTATAAACCAAAAATAAATCAATCTGACACTTCAACTTTCCACTTGAAATTCTTCTTGATTTTCAATGAAATAGAACTTCAATGAAATAACATGACTGACGTTTTTAAACAACTTTATTGTACGTCAACAAAGTTTACAGCAAAAAAACAGCGAAAATTGATTAATACCCGATTGTTCAGAAAATACTTATTTTTGAGAGGTGATAGCTACAACAATTATATAGAGAAGTATGATATATTTGAAAAAGCGCCCTGTTTACAGGGCGCTTCACTTTTACCTAATGACTAATATTAGCACTTGGGTATAATGTTGTTCCTCCAACTGAAACTTTAATTTCATTTGTTAATGGAACATTTTGTTCATTAATAATTGTTCTCCACCATTCCCATGCAAGACCTGTACATTCTCTTGCTACGACTTTTACATTTTTTGAATTCGGCGGAAGTGGTATGACTGTATTGAAATGAGCAGTTCTGTCTCTGCCGTTTCCTTCCCAGGTTTTATGGGTTAGTACTTTTACCATTTTTATCATATGAGAATTCATCCCAAGATACATCAAATTGAGCAACATATCCACCAGTATGATCAAGCGTCATTTTAGCACTAGAATATTCTGTAGTTGTAGTCTCAATATAATCTGTATTGTTATGAACAGCAGCAGTTGCGTTATCTTTTAAGAAAGTGCTTGTATATGAAATTGGGTATGCTGGATTTTTAGAACTTAATTCTGCATTATCTTTAATGATATTTCGGATTTCATTAAAATCTTTTGTAACAACCTTGTTATGCTCTTTTGCATCTCCGCCTAATACTACAGCGGTAAAGGTACTGTCTTCAAAAATATCTTTGTACTGTCCACTCGCTTCAACGCTTTGATTCTTAATTAAGGCTTTAAAAGCAGCTTGTACATCTTTACTCTTAGATGATGTTTCTAATTTCACATAAACTGTTCTACCATAAGCTACATTTGATACCATAACAGGCGGAGCCGCCTTACTTATCCCTTTACGAGTTAACTCGTCAAACGTAACACTATTATCAAAAAGGTCTGATGGATTGTTAGGTAGTTCTGCACTTACGGTATAAAAGATTTGCTTATATGCCGCAACCATCACTTTTTTCTCTCCATTTGCAACAGCATTAAAGTCAATGTTCAGTGCATTGTCAAGATATTTAGCGTTAACATTAAGAGCACTTGCTATTTGAGATTTACTATACACCATAGATTCTGTATACTGCATTCTTGCAGGTAACGTATGTGTTTTTGAATACTTTTGATTCCAAGTAGATACTAATTCATCTACTGCACCAGACACATTACCATATGTAGGATTTTGGACAGTAATTGTATTGTCTTTTCTCATGCCAGGTAAGTCTATACTAATATTCAAAGGTTTTCTCTTAGCTACTAACAAACTAGGTTGATTATCTGCAAAAGCTTTATTTGCAAGTTGTACTGCTCCTGGATATGTACGATTAGCCACAGAATCAATAATCGAAATATCGACTGGTGAAGTTGTAAGTGATTTTTTCTCACGTTCAACTACTACAAATTTACCATTTGAATTTGTACTTTCTTTTGGAACAAAACTCTACTTTATCACCATTTACTGCTAAAACCTCTTGATTATTATACTTAAGATTTGCTATACCAGTATCAATGCCACTTGCATTTTTGTTGCACCAGCCGAATTACCTGTTTTGTTTCCGCAAAGGAAATAGATGAATAACTAATAGTGCTTAAACTAACTAATAAACATGCTAATAATTTGATTCCTTTAACACTTTTTTAATTTTCAAAAATTCATTCCTTCTTTTTCGTATTAAGGTATGATAATTGTTTATAAATAATTGCTGAACAATGAACTTACATTACTGCTTTTAAAAGCTCTTGTACGAATGGAAGTAATCCACCGATAAATTTTAAAACTGCCATTGCGATTGCCATATGATTTCCTCCTCTCATCTGTACCTTAATTCATCTTCGCTATATAGATCATTTGTATAAATAATTGTGCTGAATAATGAACTTACATTACTGCTTTTAAAAGCTCTTGTACGAATGGAAGTAATCCACCGATAAATTTTAAAACTGCCATTGCGATTGCCATATGATTTCCTCCTCTCATCTGTACCTTAATTCATCTTCGCTATACAGATCATTTGTATAAATAATTGTGCTGAATAACGAACTTACATTACTGCTTTTAAAAGTTCTTGTACGAGTGGAAAGATCCCACCGATAAATTTTAAAACTGCCGTTGCGATTGCCATATGATTTCACCTCCTCTCATCTGGACCTTGATTCATCTTCGCTATACAAATCATTTGTATAAATAATTGCTGAATAACGAACTTACATTACTGCTTTTAAAAGTTCTTGTACGAGTGGAAAGATCCCACCGATAAATTTTAAAACTGCCGTTGCGATTGCCATATGATTTCACCGCCTCTCATCTGGACCTTGATTCATCTTCGCTATACTACAGATCATTTGTATAAATAATTGCTGAATAACGAACTTACATTACTGCTTTTAAAAGTTCTTGTACGAGTGGAAAGATCCCACCGATAAATTTTAAAACTGCCGTTGCGATTGCCATATGATTTCACCTCCTCTCATCTGGACCTTGATTCATCTTCGCTATACTACAGATCATTTGTATAAATAATTGCTGAATAACGAACTTACATTACTGCTTTTAAAAGTTCTTGTACGAGTGGAAGGATCCCACCGATAAATTTTAAAGCTGCCATTGCGATTGCCATATGATTTCACCTCCTTTTGTTGTTGCTACGATGTGATCTATATTATAGTAAGCGCTTATGCTTTATCAATACATCCTTATATGCAATATTGCATATAAGGATGTAGCAGGTTCCCTTTCTTTGTATTGTTAATAAGGGGTACGACATGTTTCAAACATTATTAAGTTGTATTTTTGAAATGAAATAGTCTAGATTTTCAGCATAGTCATAAAGTGTACTTTTTGAAATAACATATAAATTTATAATGAATCAATCTTATTCCCTTTTCGGGATTTAGGAAAATTACCCTATTAGTACAAAAATCTGTATAGAATTCTGTATAAAAAGCCCTGCATATAAGTAAGGCTTTTCTATTTCCAAAATTGCCACCACTTTTTGTTGGGTGGCTGCAATCAATTTTTAGTCTCCTGGTTTTCACGGATCATAGCCATTAGGTTTTGATCACGTTCATTAATTTTGAAAATCCTGTTGTTTTTGCTGTTCAGTTAACCATTCCTTTAAATTTTCTTCATGTTTTTTTAGCAGTTCAGATACTCTTTCAGCAACAATTCTATCCAATTCCTGAATAGCTACAACTCCTTCTCCTACTTGGATCTGTTCAGGTTGTTGTTTAGTTATTTGGATAGGTTCAATGTCTATATATTCAGGTAATCCTTCTTTACTGAGGAGCTCAATAATTTGTTTTGTTTGGAGGTTTCTTTTATTTCTCATTTTAGCTATAAATTGAAAAACAGGTATACATTCTTGATGAATTAAATACTTGTTCTTTTCACCTTGTTGGAAATTTAAAAAACTACCGTAGGTTTGACAGTTTCGTTTTATAGTCATAGCTGATACTTTTATTTCCTTGGCTACTTCTTCAGCTGATAACCAGTCTTTTTGTTGCACTGTTCAGATCACCATCCTTCTAAACATCTAAACATCTGAACAGAAAAATAAGGGTTTCCTTGTTTTTCTGTTCAGATGGATATTTAGATAATATACAAATAGTTTAACACCTGAACATCTAAACGCAATATATAAAAGAATCACTAGAAAGTAAAATAGAAGGATAGATCTTAAGTCATTTCGGCTCGATTCGCTTTTTTCGCCAAGCCGAAGGACAAAAAGCAATGCAATTGTTCTCGACTTGGACTAGCAATTATACGAGCCGAACCGCTTAGATCATTCGTTCAAAAATAGTTCTTACTCAAAATTTTGATACGTTTAGTACGTGGGGTTTCGTCCCCACACGAGGAGCCAGCACTCCAAACAAAAAGCAAGGAAACCCCTAAATTCGGTTAATTTGTTTTTTATTATAAATACGGTATGTAGAATTTTACATTTATTCTTATGAAAAATAAAATAAAATACCTATAGATTTAACCAAAATCACTTATAACGCTCTATCTTCTTCTTTATAATCACTTAGCTTCATTGAATATAATTGCATTAATTTGCCCCTTATCTCGTCATACAAACGAATCTGAGCACCCGTTTTTTTCCTAAACGCAAAATTTGAGTGATTATTTTATTCAACTTTAGATTTTGGCTCTCCAAATCATTTAAACATTGCTTTTCTTGTGATAATCCATTCTTTTCTTGTACCATTTGGGGGCAGAAAGAATTTAACTAATTGAAAAGGACTTCCTTAGTGCCTCCATGAGTGATACACCAAGAACAGTAGACTTAGAAATAGCTGATACTGTAAATACAAGTAAGTTAAAAACAGAGATTAACACTCAATTAAAGAATCAAGATATTAGAGCATATACAATTAATGTGAGTCAGAGAAATATGGACATTGTAAAGAAAGAGAGGCGATGGAGCGAAGTTTACAGTTCTATTTTTGATGAAGTGTTTACCAAAAAGGGGTACAGCCGAGATACGTGTAAAAATAGGTCATAGCCTTACTTTTATTCCCAATTAGATTTAGAATCAGTTTTTTATCCATTATTTCTTTGTACAAATCCTTGGTACATCTAATCTTTCATTGTTTAACTTATTATCATACACCCTAATCATACAATTCAAATTAAGTATTTTCAGTAATCAACCAATGGATGATTAGGGTTAACCCATAAATAGACAAATTACAGTTCTGGTGCAAAAATATTAGTTAGAAACATAGAGTAACAATTTCCTCTATATTTCTAGCTTATGAAGATAAATCAAACAATTTATGAATAAATTGTTTTTGATTTTGGACAGACTTGTTCAGAACAAGTTGTCCTTTTTTCATCATATGCATGGCTTCAACACCACTCAATATAGAAATTGCTGTTTTAAATGACTTAAATCCTAACATAGAACGAACTCGTCTTTTAATAAACCGGTGATCTTGTTCCACTATGTTATTGAGATATTTCACTTGTCTAATTTGGATGCCTTCTGGCATCCTTTTTTCTTCTTTTAACTCCTCAATTGCTACTGGATAAGCTGGATTCTTATCTACAGCAATGACACGAGGAGGACACATGCGAAAAAGCCAAGGCCTTTTGAAAAAGTGCTTGGCTGATTGAGTATTTCTATTTTTACTTAAGTAAAAATCAATCGTGTTTCCTTTTGAATCGACAGCACGGTATAAATACATCCATTGCCCTTTTACCTTAATATAGGTTTCATCGACTCTCCACGAATCATTTGTTGATTTAAGATGATGTCGTACTTTCTCTTCTAATTGAGGTCCATATTGATGAACCCAACGCATAATTGTTGTGTGAGAAATGGATAAACCTCTTTCTTCCATCATTTCCACTAGGTTTCGAAAGCTTAAATTGTACCGTAGGTACCACCGTACTGTTAATAAGATTAGTTCAGGTTGATAATGCTTCCATTTGAACAAATTTTCCTTTTCCATACTGGTCACGCGCCTTTTCTAGAGTAATGCTATCAGTATGTCCAAGTTTAAGAGATTTTTTGCACCAGAACCGAATTATATGATGTGCCCTATTGGCTATGCCAAATTGTATTTGGATTGTCATCGATTGCATTACTAGCTAGATCACACACACACACTTGCTTTCATTATTTTCTCGGACCATACGCAGCGGTTGGTTTAACAGGTTTCGCATCCGTCGCTTCCCATATAGGGGCAGTTAATGTTGGATAATTCAAAGCTTCTACTTTTTTTCTTGTTTCTTGTGATGCTTTCAGTCCCCATTGATCGAAAAATGGCAGTAAATTTTGTTTCGCTACTTTCGATGTATTGTAAATAAAGGCTTGTATTTTATCTTCATTCGTTTCTGAAGTTTGTCTTTGGCAACTCTCGATATAGTTTGTGAAGATTTGGATAGAAATCTTGCCCATATGCTAAATGAAGTTGCCAAAACATAACAACTTTCACAAACGGGTCATTAATATTTTCATATTCTTTATCTGTTTGTTTTAAGTATTGAAAGGCTCTGTCATAATCCTTCTTTTTCTAAACGTGTTGGTTGACCTGGGAATAATTGTTTTTGCAGCTAAAGAGTATATATTAACATTGACTTCAACTACTCCATCCCACGTCCAAGGGTATTGTTGCCTTGTATGCCCTGCTTCATGCATTTGTCCCCATCCAAATTCATTTGCATTTAAAGCACTTTTAATTGCATCATAAGCAGTAGTAAATACGACTCCATCTCTACCTGCATACATGTACATGCCCGGTGGGTTGTTAGGATTTTCTACAAAAGCCCAAAGACGGCGAGTTGAACGATGTAACGGATTAGAACTTGTTTCAGATAGTCCCGATATTTTATCTTGTGCTAGAATCATTTCATCATATTTTTTAATAGGGCACAGGATCTTGATCCGTAATATATTTCTTCGCACTATCGCGAGTAACAGTAAGTACTGCTCGTTTAGATTTCAATTGTACAGCAGGTGCATCTGGATATTTGTCCATCATGGCAATCCAGTCTACTTTCGTATGCTTTCCTAATTCAAAAAATGGAACGGGACTTCCACCTTGTGTTACTTTGACCTTAACGGTTCCTTTCCCTTCACAGTTATCAAACCCTAATAAACCACCGTTTGGAGAGGAGATGGTGTTAGAACCCGGGGAAAGACGAAATGCTTTTCCCCCTTCTTTATCATATTCATTTGTCCCAATAGTTGCTCCAAGCTTGTCTAATCCTGATAGTCCCGATACTTCAATTGTGACTTGTTCATTCGGTTTTACATAGATTCCTGTTGGCGTATAGTTTCGTTGCTCACTTCTTCTTT
The DNA window shown above is from Bacillus pseudomycoides and carries:
- a CDS encoding C45 family peptidase; protein product: MRGFAEGFGYKPNQLKFYNDAWLIPGGCSLGAILPKKMANGKTYVLRNYDLSPDISDMRLCTTKVDGRYMHTGFSVSTFGRSEGLNEKGLCVAFASCGMPIGKYLGMREPVVTGLQFMVVVRAILETCKNIEEAVYAVKNMPVGTNMNLLLADANGQAALVGTYDGVKVVKKAELDYLIATNHGLFPEIENLEPGKLEQSQLRYNILENKFSDNGKRTVCEIKELLSTEFPKGLSIHNYKENFGTVYSVLFNLTDCQLEFSFGSPIQNKFYKINVGDNFSKTRIPVEFCNKNYGPDFWRIWR
- a CDS encoding MerR family transcriptional regulator, which codes for MYTIGRFSNLCDVPVKTIRYYSDIGLLEPSYVDPETSYRYYDYEKMKELKTILVLKDCQFSLNEIEQVLKGKDMKNLNVRLKKKTEELKYEQEQIIKQINNIQQIKFIKNDKAFIPEPILSSCYIEERKDIQVVSIRKTINMVEMDTLVKMLFERIYAYQFKMDGELLAIFHQKTGDKRKQMLNYFYP
- a CDS encoding IS6 family transposase, which produces MEKENLFKWKHYQPELILLTVRWYLRYNLSFRNLVEMMEERGLSISHTTIMRWVHQYGPQLEEKVRHHLKSTNDSWRVDETYIKVKGQWMYLYRAVDSKGNTIDFYLSKNRNTQSAKHFFKRPWLFRMCPPRVIAVDKNPAYPVAIEELKEEKRMPEGIQIRQVKYLNNIVEQDHRFIKRRVRSMLGFKSFKTAISILSGVEAMHMMKKGQLVLNKSVQNQKQFIHKLFDLSS